A single genomic interval of Candidatus Limnocylindrales bacterium harbors:
- a CDS encoding dihydrofolate reductase family protein: MRPVHWQMITGASDKNIWLVGGGALVGQFYDHGLLDEMIVTIVSVTLDNGAPLLPRPITTPPLRLISVTARDGDPLVTLWYEVPRP; the protein is encoded by the coding sequence GTGAGGCCAGTGCACTGGCAGATGATCACAGGGGCAAGTGATAAGAACATATGGCTTGTCGGTGGTGGGGCGTTGGTCGGCCAGTTCTACGATCACGGTCTACTCGACGAGATGATTGTTACCATCGTTTCCGTGACCCTGGACAATGGGGCACCTCTCCTGCCACGCCCGATCACAACCCCTCCCCTACGGTTAATATCGGTTACAGCTCGGGATGGCGATCCGCTGGTAACGCTATGGTATGAGGTACCTCGTCCATAG